One part of the Zymomonas mobilis subsp. pomaceae ATCC 29192 genome encodes these proteins:
- a CDS encoding sulfite exporter TauE/SafE family protein, producing MSVLHAIQPLYSLSGLVIGFLVGMTGVGGGSLMTPLLILVFGIHPQTAVGTDLLYASITKSVGTGVHGFKKSVDWPVVMRLCAGSVPAAALSLWFLHSLGMPSATTSRIISVTLGIALLLTAPSVLFREKIKAWASRNTRPLSPTTTSLLTVILGFVLGVLVSISSVGAGAIGVTVLVLLYPSIPTSRIVGSDIAHAVPLTLIAGFGHWLMGAVNVPMLLSLLLGSIPGIILGSLFTGHVRESVQRSTLAIVLLVVGLRLI from the coding sequence ATGTCTGTCTTGCATGCCATTCAACCCCTTTATTCCTTGTCGGGACTTGTTATCGGCTTTCTTGTGGGCATGACAGGTGTGGGTGGTGGTTCCCTTATGACGCCGCTTTTAATTCTGGTCTTTGGTATTCATCCGCAAACGGCTGTCGGCACTGATTTGCTCTATGCCTCTATTACAAAATCGGTAGGCACGGGTGTCCATGGATTTAAGAAATCGGTGGATTGGCCTGTAGTTATGCGGTTATGCGCGGGGAGTGTTCCTGCTGCCGCGCTCAGCCTGTGGTTTCTCCATTCTCTAGGAATGCCTTCGGCAACAACCTCGCGTATTATTTCAGTGACGCTTGGGATTGCTCTGTTACTTACCGCTCCAAGCGTATTATTTCGGGAAAAAATTAAAGCATGGGCTAGCCGTAATACCCGACCCCTTTCGCCTACGACGACATCGCTTCTCACAGTTATTTTAGGGTTTGTGCTAGGCGTTTTGGTCTCTATTTCTTCTGTTGGTGCGGGCGCCATCGGTGTAACCGTCCTTGTGTTACTTTATCCTTCTATCCCCACTTCACGGATCGTGGGTTCTGATATTGCCCATGCGGTGCCCTTAACGCTTATTGCGGGTTTTGGTCATTGGCTTATGGGGGCTGTCAACGTGCCGATGTTACTTTCTCTGCTTTTAGGCTCCATCCCCGGCATTATTCTTGGCAGTCTCTTTACGGGACATGTCCGGGAAAGTGTCCAGAGATCTACGCTCGCTATCGTTCTTCTGGTTGTCGGTTTACGCCTTATCTAA
- a CDS encoding dolichyl-phosphate mannose synthase: MEMWTIVPLAGPDFDLSLEETKAELLLEGMPLLRRSLESRPWWRREVQSDHLVFILQNTASSCRFAKNSLEKWYPKAKKVILNSFTLGAAFSALAGIAVVDPEAILCIDLADILYEGNIDPVLYFKSNPNLGGLALTFLSDNPSYSYLKTDINGNIIETAEKKVISKHASAGIYFFRNTSLYLRALSHSIENSKKLTFNNLFYICPLLNGIIDAGWSVEKNEVFQIRDIKQKI; the protein is encoded by the coding sequence ATGGAAATGTGGACTATCGTACCTCTGGCGGGGCCAGACTTTGACCTTTCTTTGGAAGAAACGAAGGCAGAATTACTATTGGAAGGAATGCCTTTACTACGCCGTAGCTTAGAAAGTAGACCGTGGTGGCGGCGGGAAGTTCAGTCAGATCATCTAGTATTTATTCTACAAAATACGGCGTCAAGCTGTCGTTTTGCAAAAAACTCTTTAGAAAAATGGTATCCGAAAGCAAAAAAAGTTATTTTAAATAGTTTTACTTTAGGTGCTGCTTTCTCTGCCCTTGCAGGGATAGCGGTTGTCGATCCAGAGGCAATTCTTTGTATTGATCTAGCAGATATTCTTTATGAAGGTAATATAGACCCAGTATTATATTTTAAGTCTAATCCAAATTTAGGCGGGTTAGCGCTTACTTTTCTTTCAGATAATCCATCTTATAGCTATTTAAAAACAGACATAAATGGGAATATTATTGAAACAGCAGAAAAAAAAGTTATATCAAAGCATGCATCTGCTGGAATATATTTCTTTCGCAATACATCCCTTTATCTTCGTGCATTATCTCATTCCATAGAAAATAGTAAAAAACTAACTTTTAACAATCTTTTTTATATTTGCCCTTTACTAAACGGCATTATCGATGCGGGATGGTCTGTAGAAAAAAATGAAGTCTTTCAAATTCGAGATATAAAACAAAAAATATGA
- a CDS encoding malate/lactate/ureidoglycolate dehydrogenase translates to MPIFKEFYLKEYLKSLLIKYNTTENIAQDVAENLVESSFKGHDSHGVTILPNYIAAIQEGGLNPTAEAKKIVDHGALISFDGQQGFGQFVAKQALQQGIKRAQNYGVAIIGLANAHHLGRIGAWAEKATQANLIAIHFVNVNRCAVAPWQGQSARLGTNPFCVGIPLASKAPIILDFATSKIARNKARIAWEQGLPLKEGCAVDSEGKPTVDPRWLMQSPLGALLPFGEHKGSGLSIICSILGAALTGGQTERHADKGVKTTINNMLSILIDPQFLAGADSHQQEITDLLDWVRHSSEDNTLLLPGEAEQRLYQDRKTNGLFIEDAHWEAITNL, encoded by the coding sequence ATGCCTATTTTTAAAGAATTTTATTTAAAAGAATATTTAAAATCTCTATTAATTAAATATAACACCACCGAAAATATTGCCCAAGATGTGGCTGAAAATCTGGTAGAATCAAGCTTTAAAGGCCATGATTCCCATGGTGTTACGATACTACCTAATTACATTGCCGCTATTCAGGAGGGTGGGTTAAATCCCACAGCAGAGGCAAAGAAAATCGTTGATCATGGTGCGCTTATTTCCTTTGATGGTCAGCAAGGATTTGGGCAATTTGTAGCAAAACAAGCGCTTCAGCAGGGTATAAAACGCGCTCAAAATTACGGAGTTGCGATCATTGGCCTTGCCAATGCCCATCATCTGGGACGTATCGGGGCATGGGCAGAAAAAGCGACCCAAGCTAATCTTATTGCAATCCATTTCGTCAATGTAAATCGCTGCGCTGTTGCCCCTTGGCAAGGCCAATCGGCACGGCTTGGCACCAACCCCTTTTGTGTGGGTATCCCATTAGCCTCTAAAGCGCCTATCATTCTTGATTTTGCTACCAGCAAAATTGCCCGAAACAAAGCGCGAATAGCATGGGAACAGGGGCTCCCTTTAAAAGAAGGCTGCGCCGTCGATAGTGAAGGAAAACCAACCGTTGATCCACGTTGGTTGATGCAATCGCCATTAGGGGCGTTGCTTCCTTTCGGTGAGCATAAAGGCTCCGGTCTCTCTATTATATGTTCTATTTTAGGGGCAGCCTTAACCGGCGGGCAAACCGAACGTCATGCGGATAAAGGCGTTAAGACAACAATCAACAATATGTTGTCTATTCTCATTGACCCGCAATTTTTGGCAGGGGCCGATAGCCATCAGCAAGAAATCACCGATTTATTAGATTGGGTGCGGCATTCATCCGAAGATAACACCCTTTTATTACCCGGCGAAGCTGAACAACGCCTCTATCAAGATCGTAAAACCAATGGTCTTTTTATTGAAGATGCCCATTGGGAAGCCATAACAAACCTATGA
- a CDS encoding TonB-dependent receptor, with product MRIKRAIISRVTLTMLLAAPAYAEDQIFKANQTSQPLTKTDKAITNTLPSDKSDKTLSSENTDSKALTITAKRRFEYLQKVPIAETLLTRDQALKVNIHDIPAMFQFIPSANFRTDAATKNRAVFIRGIGTISASPGAEPAVSTMIDGVVMARTGQATVDLYDLDHLEVLKGPQGTAFGKNASAGVINITTSQPTKEFHGYGDISYFSGNEYRISGGVSGTLIPDKLIANASFLFGNYDGNVHNIYLNKMVNGYEHRGGRTKFVWTPNDTTTVTLGLDYMYSNDNAPNGIFTSTSQVAYPTGIATHSAALEAALKAEGITPSKYNTTISNDAMTRSIDHNGGASITIDQDLGGGYNLTSISAYRRWRSLATVDYDELTQAYPGLPSSIDHETVNFWQASEELRIASPKGHFFDYVAGFFYMHGNDFETYTRSYDAVSGSPPLSAFGAGRFTTTTNNYAIFGEGHLNFTKKFRAILGLRLMRDDISYNFNRQSTSSVSVSGIRPSFASSGSTANNGYTDRIGLQYDITRDIHSYFTYAHGYTGPAFNVFFNMAATDTAALKPETNDTYEIGLKTDLWDHRITANFAAFIENFSNYQATLLKQVAGGRITPLVNAGTVSSKGVEGDITVRPIRSLTLGGNFAYTHAVVDHFDCAADAPASCNIDGKTLPFSPRWKFVFSANYIKDITDRLTFSVGSNYTWQSRTQYSLTETPDTVQESYGIWNMNTSIEDKKNKLRLTLIIRNIMNKHYASFMTYGDFAGTVNFIPRDYGRYGGFTIHKDF from the coding sequence ATGCGGATAAAACGAGCGATTATCTCACGCGTCACTTTGACAATGCTTTTAGCGGCACCCGCCTATGCCGAAGATCAGATTTTCAAAGCCAATCAAACTAGCCAGCCGCTTACTAAAACGGACAAAGCGATCACAAATACACTGCCTTCCGATAAATCAGATAAGACCCTGTCTTCAGAAAATACGGACAGTAAGGCACTGACAATTACCGCGAAACGGCGTTTTGAATATCTGCAAAAAGTGCCTATAGCCGAGACCTTATTGACGCGGGATCAAGCCTTAAAAGTCAATATCCATGATATTCCGGCCATGTTCCAGTTTATCCCTTCGGCAAACTTCCGGACGGATGCGGCCACTAAAAATCGCGCGGTTTTTATTCGCGGCATTGGGACGATTTCAGCATCACCCGGGGCGGAACCTGCCGTTTCAACTATGATTGATGGCGTCGTCATGGCGCGCACAGGCCAAGCCACGGTTGATCTTTATGATTTGGATCATTTGGAAGTTTTAAAGGGACCGCAAGGCACAGCCTTTGGTAAGAATGCTTCAGCGGGTGTCATCAATATAACGACTTCGCAGCCGACCAAAGAATTTCATGGCTATGGCGATATTTCTTATTTTTCAGGCAATGAATACCGCATATCCGGCGGTGTTTCAGGGACACTTATTCCCGATAAACTGATTGCTAATGCTTCTTTTCTATTCGGTAATTATGACGGCAATGTTCATAATATTTACTTAAATAAAATGGTAAATGGTTATGAGCACCGCGGAGGCCGTACTAAATTTGTATGGACACCTAATGACACGACCACAGTAACCCTTGGTCTTGATTACATGTATTCTAACGATAATGCCCCTAATGGTATTTTTACTTCTACCTCTCAAGTCGCTTATCCTACAGGTATCGCTACCCATAGTGCCGCGTTGGAAGCAGCGTTAAAGGCAGAAGGCATTACGCCTTCAAAATATAACACTACCATTAGTAACGATGCCATGACCCGCTCGATTGATCACAATGGGGGGGCCTCTATTACGATAGATCAGGACTTAGGCGGCGGGTATAATCTTACTTCTATATCCGCCTATAGGCGCTGGCGAAGTCTGGCAACCGTTGATTATGATGAATTGACACAGGCCTATCCCGGTCTTCCAAGCTCGATTGATCATGAAACAGTTAATTTTTGGCAGGCTTCAGAAGAATTAAGAATAGCCTCTCCTAAAGGTCATTTTTTTGATTATGTCGCCGGCTTTTTTTATATGCACGGCAATGATTTTGAAACCTATACCCGTTCTTATGATGCGGTTTCAGGATCCCCGCCCCTTTCAGCTTTTGGCGCAGGACGTTTTACAACCACCACCAATAACTATGCTATTTTTGGTGAAGGGCATTTAAATTTTACGAAGAAATTCAGAGCAATTTTAGGGCTGCGCCTGATGCGCGATGACATCTCGTATAACTTTAACCGGCAATCAACCTCTTCTGTCTCGGTTTCTGGTATTCGTCCCAGCTTTGCTTCTTCTGGTTCAACCGCCAATAATGGCTATACGGATCGCATAGGTCTGCAATATGATATAACCCGCGATATTCACAGTTATTTTACGTATGCCCATGGTTATACGGGGCCGGCGTTTAATGTCTTTTTCAATATGGCGGCAACCGATACCGCAGCCTTAAAACCGGAAACGAATGATACCTATGAAATAGGTCTTAAAACTGATCTATGGGATCATCGTATTACCGCTAATTTTGCGGCTTTTATTGAAAATTTCTCAAATTATCAGGCAACTTTGCTGAAACAAGTCGCGGGTGGACGGATAACGCCTTTAGTGAACGCGGGCACGGTTTCTTCAAAAGGGGTCGAGGGCGATATTACTGTCCGCCCGATACGTTCTTTAACTTTAGGGGGAAATTTCGCCTATACTCATGCGGTGGTCGATCATTTCGATTGTGCCGCCGATGCCCCAGCTTCTTGCAATATTGACGGAAAAACGCTGCCTTTTTCACCAAGATGGAAGTTCGTTTTCAGCGCCAATTACATAAAAGACATTACAGATCGCCTAACTTTCTCGGTGGGCAGTAATTATACATGGCAAAGCCGGACACAATATTCCCTGACCGAGACACCCGATACCGTTCAGGAATCCTATGGCATCTGGAACATGAATACTTCGATAGAAGACAAGAAAAACAAGTTGAGATTAACGCTTATCATAAGAAATATCATGAACAAGCATTATGCCTCCTTCATGACTTATGGTGATTTTGCCGGAACTGTTAATTTTATTCCACGCGATTACGGAAGATATGGAGGATTTACTATCCATAAAGATTTTTAA
- a CDS encoding glycosyltransferase family 2 protein: MKILIPIAGETPFFPEEDFPFPKPLIEVGGKPLIQWAIESLSELAENIEFIFVVLRQEAVKFSYESIFSLLTNGQSKTVMLPDRTAGALCSCLMAIEYINLDEPLIIANYDQIIDEELKNLLSSFYRKKADAGVLTFNSTHPRWSYVRTENENVVEASEKNVISRKAIAGIYWFARGEDFIEAAKNTIRSGDMAKGKYYIAPCLNQLILKNKKVVAEAMQDVSHLHSFYLPSGLEAFERYLNLQSITSKNDTDTSNYINIVIPAAGKGSRFQEAGYKAPKPFIDVLGSSMIEYVLDNIEIKNGHFTILLQQDHVGNYPEAEAKLYQKKARIVPVDGITEGTACTVLLARSHFDDHHPLLIANSDQFVEFNCQDFVDDMQARNLDGSILVFRNKKRDPKWSFARLNEEGLVVEVAEKKPISDLATVGIYLFAKGSEFTRSAIDMIANNIRVNNEFYTCPVYNYMIKNGARIGVYEIPEDAMFGLGTPQDLEFFLERKAGAGTRSTSAPD, translated from the coding sequence GTGAAAATTTTAATTCCCATTGCAGGAGAAACACCTTTCTTCCCAGAAGAAGATTTTCCTTTCCCTAAACCCTTAATCGAAGTTGGTGGAAAGCCCCTTATTCAATGGGCTATCGAAAGTTTATCTGAACTCGCAGAAAATATAGAGTTTATTTTTGTAGTGCTCCGTCAGGAGGCAGTTAAATTTTCTTATGAAAGCATTTTTAGTCTACTAACGAACGGACAAAGTAAAACTGTTATGTTACCCGATCGAACAGCCGGGGCATTATGTAGCTGTTTAATGGCTATTGAATATATTAATTTAGATGAACCCTTAATCATAGCAAATTATGATCAAATTATTGATGAAGAGCTGAAAAATCTACTCAGTAGTTTTTATAGGAAAAAAGCAGATGCGGGTGTTTTAACTTTTAACTCTACTCACCCACGCTGGTCCTATGTACGAACCGAAAATGAAAATGTAGTAGAAGCTTCAGAAAAAAATGTAATTTCTCGTAAGGCCATTGCAGGAATTTACTGGTTCGCACGAGGCGAAGATTTTATTGAGGCGGCAAAAAACACTATTCGTTCTGGAGATATGGCTAAAGGGAAATATTATATTGCCCCCTGCCTAAATCAGCTTATTTTAAAAAATAAAAAAGTTGTAGCGGAAGCTATGCAAGATGTCTCTCATTTGCACAGCTTTTATCTACCTTCAGGATTAGAAGCTTTTGAGCGATATCTAAACTTACAGTCTATTACATCAAAGAATGATACCGATACTTCTAACTATATTAATATAGTCATACCAGCAGCAGGTAAAGGCAGCCGTTTTCAAGAGGCGGGTTACAAGGCACCGAAACCTTTTATTGATGTACTGGGCTCTTCCATGATCGAGTATGTACTTGATAATATAGAGATTAAAAACGGACATTTTACTATTCTGCTACAACAAGACCATGTAGGGAATTATCCTGAAGCCGAAGCAAAATTATATCAGAAAAAAGCGAGAATTGTTCCTGTTGATGGAATAACAGAAGGAACTGCGTGTACTGTTTTATTAGCACGCTCTCATTTTGATGATCACCATCCTCTATTGATCGCTAATTCAGATCAATTCGTTGAATTTAATTGCCAAGACTTTGTTGATGATATGCAAGCTAGAAACCTTGATGGTTCAATTCTTGTATTTCGAAATAAAAAACGTGACCCCAAGTGGTCATTTGCACGTTTAAATGAAGAAGGTTTAGTTGTTGAGGTTGCTGAAAAAAAGCCAATATCAGACTTAGCAACTGTCGGTATTTATCTTTTTGCAAAAGGCTCCGAATTTACGCGTTCGGCAATTGACATGATTGCAAATAATATACGCGTCAACAATGAATTTTATACCTGTCCTGTTTATAATTATATGATCAAAAATGGGGCAAGAATTGGCGTGTATGAAATTCCTGAAGATGCAATGTTTGGATTAGGGACACCTCAAGATTTAGAATTTTTTCTTGAAAGGAAAGCCGGCGCCGGAACGCGTTCGACTTCAGCACCGGATTAA
- a CDS encoding D-cysteine desulfhydrase has protein sequence MHLARFPRLSLGYFPTPLEILPRLTEYLGGPTLYIKRDDCTGLATGGNKTRKLEFLLADAVEKGADVILTQGATQSNHVRQTIAAASKLGLESQALLEKRVTRFGEDYQRSGNVLLDNLLGGAIVGYFPNGTDMQAELEKLAEKLRSQGKKPYIIPGGGSDAIGALGYVACAEELLFQSSQQRLRIDHIVHATGSTGTQAGLLAGLTATHSGIPVLGICVRAPKDKQQANVYALAERTRELLGIKGDLSKDVVVANSDYVGEGYGLPAKGTLEAIRLVARLEGILLDPVYTGKAMAGLIDLVQRGHFSKNDTIVFIHTGGSAGLFGYREILEQTHG, from the coding sequence ATGCATTTGGCTCGCTTTCCCCGTTTGTCCTTAGGTTATTTCCCAACGCCCTTAGAGATTTTACCCCGCTTAACGGAATATTTAGGGGGGCCTACCCTTTATATCAAACGGGATGATTGCACAGGTTTAGCTACAGGGGGCAATAAAACCCGTAAGCTTGAATTTTTGTTAGCGGATGCGGTTGAAAAAGGCGCGGATGTTATTCTGACTCAAGGGGCGACACAGTCTAATCATGTGCGACAAACAATTGCAGCGGCTTCTAAATTGGGGCTTGAATCTCAAGCTTTATTAGAAAAGCGAGTCACGCGTTTTGGTGAAGATTATCAGCGATCAGGAAATGTACTGTTAGATAATTTATTAGGGGGCGCCATTGTTGGCTATTTTCCTAATGGTACTGACATGCAGGCGGAATTAGAAAAATTAGCTGAAAAATTACGGTCTCAAGGTAAAAAACCTTATATTATCCCTGGTGGGGGTTCCGATGCCATCGGCGCTTTAGGTTATGTTGCCTGTGCTGAAGAATTGCTGTTCCAATCTAGCCAACAGCGTTTAAGAATAGATCATATCGTTCATGCTACTGGTAGCACTGGGACGCAGGCGGGATTATTAGCAGGGTTGACAGCAACCCATAGCGGTATTCCGGTTTTGGGTATTTGCGTCAGAGCACCCAAGGATAAACAACAAGCTAATGTGTATGCCTTGGCTGAACGTACCCGTGAGTTGTTAGGCATTAAAGGCGATCTTTCCAAAGATGTCGTCGTCGCCAATAGTGACTATGTTGGTGAAGGTTATGGTTTACCTGCCAAAGGCACCTTGGAAGCGATACGGTTAGTGGCACGCCTGGAAGGTATTCTTCTTGATCCTGTCTATACTGGTAAAGCTATGGCGGGTTTGATTGATTTGGTTCAGCGAGGTCATTTTTCCAAGAATGATACTATTGTCTTTATTCATACCGGCGGTTCTGCGGGATTATTCGGGTACCGTGAAATTTTAGAGCAGACCCATGGTTAA
- a CDS encoding iron-containing alcohol dehydrogenase family protein, with amino-acid sequence MITIQAPKNYINEDGITAKVGEYVAPLAKHILIITSPKAWQATQDFILPSLQQQGITYRIEWLEDVCTRRRIDSFVAIAKQQQAQLILAVGGGRVLDVSKAVGELLGQKPVIALPTIAATCAAWSPITVLYEDNGAHIGPFALSQLPVFVLVDSEIIVKSPVRYLKSGIVDSFAKWFEFHPYLRNGDDGIAMELKAYAARMAVEIFKREGQQAVLDNEQQRVTVPLRKIIDAVIALAGIANSMKDEVPRIGAAHAIHHSMTRIPELHHWLHGEKVGFGLAIQNILEQPEAEVTQDLHWLLNHFAGPLHLDALGIEDTTYLARRIADGVKVPDKIAARLPFSLAKFDIEKALISSITTNNHKHNPFKKDKNLEYIK; translated from the coding sequence ATGATCACCATTCAGGCCCCGAAAAATTATATAAATGAGGATGGCATAACGGCTAAGGTCGGTGAATATGTCGCCCCTTTGGCAAAACATATTCTGATCATAACCAGTCCTAAAGCATGGCAGGCGACCCAAGATTTTATTCTGCCCAGTCTTCAGCAACAGGGCATCACCTATAGGATAGAATGGCTTGAAGACGTCTGCACAAGACGCCGCATTGATAGTTTTGTAGCGATAGCAAAGCAGCAGCAAGCACAATTAATTTTGGCAGTAGGGGGTGGCCGCGTTTTAGACGTATCAAAGGCCGTTGGTGAACTTCTGGGACAAAAGCCGGTTATTGCGCTGCCTACCATTGCAGCAACTTGCGCGGCATGGTCTCCGATTACCGTTCTTTATGAGGATAATGGCGCTCATATTGGCCCCTTTGCTCTATCCCAATTGCCGGTTTTTGTCCTTGTCGACAGTGAAATTATCGTCAAGTCACCCGTTCGCTATCTAAAATCGGGTATCGTCGATTCCTTTGCGAAATGGTTTGAATTCCATCCTTATTTACGAAATGGCGATGATGGAATCGCTATGGAATTAAAGGCCTATGCGGCCAGAATGGCCGTAGAAATCTTTAAGCGCGAGGGTCAACAAGCCGTTTTAGATAATGAACAGCAAAGAGTAACCGTCCCTTTACGCAAAATAATTGATGCAGTTATTGCCTTAGCCGGTATTGCAAACAGCATGAAGGATGAAGTGCCCCGCATTGGGGCAGCGCACGCTATTCATCACAGCATGACCCGTATTCCAGAACTCCATCACTGGCTTCACGGCGAAAAAGTAGGCTTTGGATTAGCCATTCAAAATATTCTGGAACAACCAGAAGCCGAAGTAACCCAAGATTTACACTGGCTCCTTAATCATTTTGCAGGCCCGCTCCATCTGGATGCATTAGGGATTGAGGATACAACCTATTTAGCCAGACGTATCGCTGACGGGGTCAAGGTGCCGGATAAAATCGCGGCGAGATTACCTTTTTCTCTCGCTAAATTTGACATCGAAAAGGCCTTAATCTCTTCGATTACAACAAATAATCATAAACATAATCCCTTTAAAAAGGATAAAAACTTAGAATATATAAAATAA
- a CDS encoding HAD family hydrolase, which yields MIKAILFDMDGVLIDARDWHYDALNRILALFGMPIDRDAHLATFDGLPTRRKLEILTASRALPSTLHNFFNEMKQVYTGELIYAKCHPVFHHQYALSRLQREGYKLAVCSNSIRASVNMMMKLARLDSYLDMQLSNEDITHAKPAPDIYNEAIKRFGLKPEECLIVEDSEHGIQAARASGAHVLIVATPDEVNYERLTTAIAEVNKK from the coding sequence ATGATTAAAGCTATTCTTTTTGATATGGATGGCGTACTTATTGATGCTAGAGATTGGCATTATGATGCCTTAAATCGTATTCTTGCTCTCTTCGGTATGCCCATTGATCGTGATGCCCATTTAGCCACTTTTGATGGATTACCAACGCGTAGAAAGTTAGAGATACTGACAGCTTCAAGAGCTTTACCTTCAACTCTGCATAATTTTTTTAACGAAATGAAGCAAGTTTATACAGGTGAGCTTATTTATGCAAAATGTCATCCCGTTTTTCACCATCAATATGCGCTTAGTCGCCTTCAAAGAGAAGGCTATAAATTAGCTGTTTGCTCGAATTCAATAAGAGCTTCCGTTAATATGATGATGAAATTAGCACGCTTAGATTCATATCTAGATATGCAACTTTCGAATGAAGATATTACACACGCAAAACCGGCGCCTGATATTTACAACGAAGCTATTAAACGTTTTGGCTTAAAACCAGAAGAATGTCTTATTGTTGAAGATAGTGAACATGGTATCCAAGCGGCTCGTGCCAGTGGTGCGCATGTCCTCATTGTAGCTACGCCTGACGAAGTTAATTATGAGCGTCTGACGACAGCAATCGCAGAGGTAAATAAAAAGTGA
- a CDS encoding aspartate/glutamate racemase family protein, translated as MVKPLLFGVLGGMGPLATLDLLQKIIAATPANRDQDHLPVVSWNVPQIADRQKALAGKGDSPLPQLLNGIKKLNQLEVSHIVIPCNTAHHWYDSLAEASQAPILHIVDETVAQILLTYPYPQKIGLIATHGTLAAGWYQQKIRAADIEVIFPTEEEMDKLFVAGCYAVKQGEMALAGDLLEKLAALLVKRGAEKLLLACTEVPLALAAHHSSFLEISIDPTEMLAKACVKLWLEEGHGTPRY; from the coding sequence ATGGTTAAGCCTCTGCTTTTTGGCGTGTTGGGGGGCATGGGGCCGTTGGCTACCCTTGATCTTCTTCAAAAAATTATAGCAGCGACACCGGCTAACAGGGATCAGGATCATCTGCCTGTTGTAAGTTGGAATGTTCCTCAAATTGCAGACCGGCAAAAGGCATTGGCGGGTAAGGGAGATTCTCCCTTACCGCAATTGCTGAACGGTATAAAAAAGCTCAATCAGCTGGAAGTGAGCCATATTGTGATCCCCTGCAATACGGCGCATCACTGGTATGACTCTTTGGCCGAAGCGAGCCAAGCGCCTATTCTGCACATTGTGGATGAGACTGTGGCGCAGATTTTACTAACCTATCCTTATCCCCAAAAGATCGGATTAATCGCTACCCATGGGACATTAGCCGCGGGATGGTATCAGCAAAAAATAAGGGCGGCGGATATAGAGGTTATTTTCCCTACCGAGGAAGAGATGGATAAATTATTTGTCGCAGGATGTTATGCTGTCAAACAAGGTGAGATGGCTTTAGCCGGCGATTTATTGGAAAAATTAGCGGCTTTGCTGGTAAAGCGGGGCGCTGAAAAATTGCTTTTAGCCTGCACTGAAGTGCCACTCGCTTTAGCGGCTCATCATTCTTCTTTTTTGGAAATCTCTATTGATCCGACAGAAATGCTCGCGAAAGCCTGTGTCAAATTATGGTTGGAGGAGGGGCATGGCACCCCTCGTTATTAA